One genomic window of Roseinatronobacter monicus includes the following:
- the hisI gene encoding phosphoribosyl-AMP cyclohydrolase, whose product MRELHFHPRVSVEEVEEGSNLAPRFGEDGLMPCITTDAGSGEVLMLGWMNADALRLTLQTGEAHYFSRARQSIWHKGATSGLVQRVIEARIDDDQDAIWLRVDVAGSGASCHVGYRSCFYRAVPVGPDAGGALRFTEHAKTFDPIAVYGDAPNPTSL is encoded by the coding sequence ATGCGCGAACTGCACTTCCATCCCCGCGTTTCGGTCGAAGAAGTCGAGGAAGGGTCAAACCTTGCCCCCAGATTCGGCGAGGATGGGCTGATGCCCTGCATCACCACCGATGCGGGCAGTGGCGAGGTGCTGATGCTGGGCTGGATGAACGCCGACGCCCTGCGCCTGACCTTGCAGACGGGCGAGGCGCATTACTTCAGCCGCGCGCGCCAGTCGATCTGGCACAAAGGCGCGACCTCGGGTCTGGTCCAGCGCGTGATCGAGGCGCGGATTGACGACGATCAGGACGCGATCTGGCTGCGCGTCGACGTCGCCGGGTCCGGCGCATCCTGCCATGTCGGCTATCGGTCGTGCTTCTACCGCGCCGTGCCGGTCGGGCCGGATGCCGGCGGCGCGCTGCGCTTCACTGAACATGCCAAGACTTTTGACCCCATAGCTGTCTACGGCGACGCCCCGAACCCGACCAGTCTATGA